From the Sphingomonas sabuli genome, the window TGATCGCGCTCCACGCGCGCACCTGGTCGAGCATCGGCTCGGCCTGCGCGCGGTTCACGGCGTCCTGTTCCACGTCGGAAAGGGTCGGCATGGCGGGTTCCTAGCCGCGCCGAAGACGGAAGGCCACAGGCTGCGCCGCGTTTCGAAGCTTGCAACAAAGTCGCATTTTTGATGTTGTGCCGCCTATGAAACATTTGCTCCCCTGCCTGGCGCTGGCAGCGCTCATCGTCCCGGCCGTATCGGCCGATGCAGCAACGCCCTATCGCGTTCGCGTTGGGCTTGGCGCGCAGGTCGAGCCTGACTTTCCCGGCGCGGATTCGCTGGAAGTGAATCCGTATCCCGAAGTGTCGGTGGCGAAGGGTGACTCGCTGTTCAGCGTCGGTGCCCCCGACGACAGCTTTGCCATCCCGCTTTTCAGCTCCAGCGGCTTTTCCGCTGGCCCGGTGGCGGCGCTGGAATCCGCGCGCTACGACGGCGACGTCGGCGCGCCTGTTGGCGACGTCAAGCGGACGATCGAGGTGGGCGCCTTCGCGCAGCAGATGATCGGTGAGAATTTCCGCGTCCGCGCAGAAGTGCGCAATGGCCTTGGCGGCCATGACGGGCTGATCGGCAATGTCGGCGCCGATTATATTGCGCGCGACGGCGACAATTGGACGCTGACCGCGGGCCCGCGCGTGCGCTTCGGCGACGACGATTTCATGAACGCTTATTACGGCGTGACTCCGGCCGTCGCGGTGCTGTCGGGCCTGCCGGCTTATGACGCGGGCGGCGGTCTTCACGCAATCGGCGCGACCACCGGCTTTACCTATTCGCTGGGCGGCCCGTTGGGCCTGTTCGGCTACGGCCGCTACGACCGGCTGGTCGGCGATGCCAAGGACTCACCGATCGTTCGCCAATATGGGTCGCCCGACCAATTCTCGGCCGGGCTGGGCGTGTCCTACACCTTCAACCTCAACCTTTGAGGTAGGGCGCGAACTCGTCGAGCAAGCGGCGATACAGGTCGCGTTTGAACGGGACGATCAGGTCCGGTAGCGTTTTCGGCTCGATCCACTTCCAGTCGCGAAATTCAGGATGCTCGGTGGCGAGATCGATGTCGCCGTCGCTCCCGGTGAAACGGCCAAGGAACCAGTCCTGGATCTGGCCCTTCCATTTGCCGCCCCACACCTTATGCCGCCATTCGGGCGGCAGGTCGTAGCGTAGCTGCTCCGGGCACTCGCTGACCCGCTCGACCAGCGATGGCGGGATGCTGGTTTCCTCTTCCAGTTCGCGTAGGACGCCGGCCCACGGATCTTCCCCGTCGTCGAGCCCGCCCTGCGGCATCTGCCACGCTTCGTCCGTATTATCGATGCGCGCCGCGACAAACACCTTACCGTCGCGATTGAGCAGCATGATTCCCGCGCCGCGGCGGTACTGATGGTCGTCGGTCGTCATCGCGCCGGTTTAGGCCTGCAGCGATCCGCCGCAAGGGCGCTTACTTCACGCGCTCGAACGCGAGGTCGTGGAAGTCGTAGCTGAAGTCGGCAAGCGGGGAGAGCGCCTTCATCGTGATGCGGTCGGTCTTGCCGCCCTCGACGACGAAGGTGACCAGCGCGTCCTCGCCCGCGCCTTCGGGGAAGTGCGTGCGGAAGGTGTCGGGACCGAAGGGTTCGAGCCGGCTCTTGAACGGCGGCGAACGGGTGAAATCGATGTGCAGGCCATCGGCCCGGCGGGCGACGACGACATCGCCGTACCAGCGGTCACGATAGCGCCCGGCATAAGCGTCGAGCGGCAGGGTTGGGCCGCCGGGCTTGGCGACCATGCCGCCGCCCGCCAGCGCCGCACGGACTTCGTTTTCGCCTTCCGCGACCTTTTTCTTGCCCCACGCGACCCAGTCGAACGGCGGCGCGCCGACCAGATGGTCGAGCAAGGCATTGCGCAACGCGGCCGCGCCATAGCCGTCTTCGGCGTTGGTAAACGCGGCGACGGCGATGCCGTCTTCGGGGAAAAAGGCGGTGTGGGTGACCTGCCCGCTAAGCCCGCCGGAATGGGCGATCAGGCGCCGGCTGCGATATTGCTGGACGAACCAGCCGAGGGCGTAGCCACTCATCACCGACCGCGTCGGCTCGTCCGCGGACGGACCGGGACCGGACGACGTGATAACCTGCGGCGTCCACATTTCCTTGGCTTGCGCCTCGCTCCACAGACGCGGGCCGCCCGAAACCTGGCCCTTGCCAAGCTGCACCTCCAGCCAGCGGGCAATGTCCCGCGCGCTGGCCTGGATGCCGCCGGCCGGGGCGACCAATTGCCCTTCGTCCGGCGCGATGACTCGCTGCGGGCCGATACCGCGCACCGGCGGGCCAAGCCGGGCATGCCGGCCCGCGACGTTGGGCTGGTTGGCGGGATCGATGAAGGGCAGCGACCGCATGCCGAGCGGCCGGAAAATGCGGTCGCGGACGTTGGTCCCCCACGACTGGCCGCTGACCCGTTCGATCAACAAGCCGGCAACGATGTAGAGGATGTTGTCGTAGGCGTAGCCGGAGCGGAAACCGCGCGCGAGCGGCAGATACTGAAGCCCGTTGAGGACTTCCGCCGCGGTCCGGTCCGACGTCGGGAATTGCATCAGGTCGCCCGCACCAAGCGCCAGCCCGCTGCGATGGACGAGCAGGTCGCGCACCGTGACCATCCGGGTGACCTCGGGATCGCTCATCTTGAATTCGGGCAGATATGTGACGACCGGTTCGTCCCAGCCGATCTTCTTGTCTTCGACCAGCATCGCCAGCAGCGCGCCGGTAAAGCTTTTGGAATTGGACGCGATGGCGAACTGCGTGTCGCTGTCGACCAGCGCGGGCTTGCCCATTTCGCGTACGCCATAGCCGCGGGTGAAGACCGGTTGGCCGGGGCGGATGATGGCAACCGATGCGCCCGGGATCGCGAAAGCATCCAGATGCTTGCGGACGATGGCGTCGATCGC encodes:
- a CDS encoding MipA/OmpV family protein codes for the protein MKHLLPCLALAALIVPAVSADAATPYRVRVGLGAQVEPDFPGADSLEVNPYPEVSVAKGDSLFSVGAPDDSFAIPLFSSSGFSAGPVAALESARYDGDVGAPVGDVKRTIEVGAFAQQMIGENFRVRAEVRNGLGGHDGLIGNVGADYIARDGDNWTLTAGPRVRFGDDDFMNAYYGVTPAVAVLSGLPAYDAGGGLHAIGATTGFTYSLGGPLGLFGYGRYDRLVGDAKDSPIVRQYGSPDQFSAGLGVSYTFNLNL
- a CDS encoding RNA pyrophosphohydrolase, translating into MTTDDHQYRRGAGIMLLNRDGKVFVAARIDNTDEAWQMPQGGLDDGEDPWAGVLRELEEETSIPPSLVERVSECPEQLRYDLPPEWRHKVWGGKWKGQIQDWFLGRFTGSDGDIDLATEHPEFRDWKWIEPKTLPDLIVPFKRDLYRRLLDEFAPYLKG
- a CDS encoding serine hydrolase: MIQASRRDFFILGGMGVAAVSMPALAQSGEPAIDAIVRKHLDAFAIPGASVAIIRPGQPVFTRGYGVREMGKPALVDSDTQFAIASNSKSFTGALLAMLVEDKKIGWDEPVVTYLPEFKMSDPEVTRMVTVRDLLVHRSGLALGAGDLMQFPTSDRTAAEVLNGLQYLPLARGFRSGYAYDNILYIVAGLLIERVSGQSWGTNVRDRIFRPLGMRSLPFIDPANQPNVAGRHARLGPPVRGIGPQRVIAPDEGQLVAPAGGIQASARDIARWLEVQLGKGQVSGGPRLWSEAQAKEMWTPQVITSSGPGPSADEPTRSVMSGYALGWFVQQYRSRRLIAHSGGLSGQVTHTAFFPEDGIAVAAFTNAEDGYGAAALRNALLDHLVGAPPFDWVAWGKKKVAEGENEVRAALAGGGMVAKPGGPTLPLDAYAGRYRDRWYGDVVVARRADGLHIDFTRSPPFKSRLEPFGPDTFRTHFPEGAGEDALVTFVVEGGKTDRITMKALSPLADFSYDFHDLAFERVK